ACAGGGTCATAGACCTCTCCGTGGAATTTGATTCAGCTGCGATCGGTCCGGGTGAGCTGGCATCCGTCATCGGTGCAACACGTCCCTGTTCGCACGAGGCACGAACCGTGCCACGCGGAACGCGGACTATTACGCCGCCCAGGCGACAACGCCATCACAAATGCTAATCCCAGGCGAAATAAAGCCTGACCGCCGATACTCCGGTGATCGGGGCGCCCGTGCGACGGCCGCCCCGAGTCGCCGTCAGCCGGCCGGCACCTTCTTCGGCTCCGGTGCGAAGCCGACCGGGGTCACCAGCGAGTTCTGCTGCCTGACCAGATAGCCCGCCTCGCGGCTCTTCTTCAGGTATTCCGCCCACTCCGGATCGGCCGCCAGCGCCTTGCGCTTGGCCTCGCGGTCGCCGGCGTTCTCGTAGACCCAGACGTGGATGTAGGAGTTGGGGTCGCCCGTCTCCGTCGCGGCATAGAGCAACGGCGCGCCGAGATGGCGGGACTGCGCCTTGTAGCCATAATCCTCGTAGAGCTTCAGGTGCAGCTTGATGGTGCCCGGACGGCAGGAGTAGACGCGATGATCGATCAGCATGCGGCCTCTTCAGGTGTTGGTGGGTGACAGGACGATGGCGCGAACGGCCACGATGAGATCGCGCACGCTGTAGACCAGCATGAGCGCCGCGGAGATCGGGATCACCGCATAGATGTAGGCGGTCGGCACGCCGAGGATC
This portion of the Acuticoccus sp. I52.16.1 genome encodes:
- a CDS encoding NIPSNAP family protein yields the protein MLIDHRVYSCRPGTIKLHLKLYEDYGYKAQSRHLGAPLLYAATETGDPNSYIHVWVYENAGDREAKRKALAADPEWAEYLKKSREAGYLVRQQNSLVTPVGFAPEPKKVPAG